The DNA segment CCGCCGGCTGGCCTGTGCCGATGTGCTGTACGGGACACGGCCGCGTCCTTCGGCCTCGGCGGCGCGCTGGCTGACCCAGCTGGCGGCGCGCCATCCGTCGTGCGCGCTCGCCGCGGTGCCCCTGGCCCAGGGCGGCTGGCTGGCCCTGGCGGGCCCGGCCGGCCGCGGGCGGGGCGGCGGGCCGCTGGTCGTGGCGGCGGCGGTCGGTCCCGACCAGCCGCTGCTCGCCTCCTGTCTGCACGCGTGGCTGGTCGAGGGCCGCCCGCTCGCCGAGCTGGCGTACGTACGGCCCCTGCGGCAGGGCGCCGCGGGCGGTCGTACGGCGGCGGGGGCGTGTGCTCACTCCAGGCGGCGCGCGTCGGCGGGGCTGGTGACCTCGTAGAGGGAGCGCGCCTCGGCGAAGTATCCGGCCGCCTCCGGGCCGGCGCCCGCCTCCCGGGCGCCGTGCCCGAGCATCTCCAGGGTGCGGGCCTGCCAGTGCAGGGCGCCCGAGGCCCGGAACGCCTCCAGTGCCTCGGTCAGCTCACCCGTGCCCAGGGCGTGTGCGCCGCCCTGGGCATGGGCGCGGCCGAGGAAGGCCAGGGCCCTGGTCGCGTCGTGCGGGTCGGCCACCTCGATCAGGATGCGCCGGGCCTCCTCGAAGAGCGGGACCGCCGTGACCGGGTCGCCCTGGCGCAGGGCGGTCTCGCCGAGCAGGATCCCGGCGAGCGCGACGCCCCGGCGATAGCCGCACTCCTCCCAGACCCGCACGGCGAGGTCCAGCTGGCGCACCGCCTCGTCCAGCCGGCCGGCGGCCATGCGGCAGCTGCCGAGCCCGAGCCGGGCCTGCCCCTCGTCGCGGACGTCACCCGCGGCGCGGGCGGCCTCCAGGGACCGGGTGTACCAGTCGGCGGCCTCCTCGACGCGCCCCGCGGCGGAGAGGCCGATGGCGCCGGAGTTGAGCATCTGGCGTTCGGCCTCGGCGTGGCCGTCGGCGCGCGCGGCCGCCAGGCCGATGGTGTGGGCCTCGGCCCACAGGTCGTAGTAGCGCAGCCGGAGGAACAACGGCCACATGGCGTCGACCAGTTGCCAGGCGGTGGCGTGCCAGCCCCGCCCGGCGGCGGTGCGCAGCAGGGCCATGAGGTGGTGGCGGTGGGCGTCGAGCCAGTCCAGCGCGCCCTTCTCCGCCTCGAACGGCGGGGGCAGCGGGGACGGGTGGGCGTAGGTTCGCGGGAGGGTGAACTGGGCCGGGGTGATGAGCTGTTCGGCGGCGGTGGTCGTGTGCAGGTACCAGTCGGCGACGCGTCTCAGCGCCTCGGCCCGGTCGTCCTCGCCGTCGTGGGTCTCGGCGCAGGAGCGGGCGTGGACCCGGACGAGATCGTGGAAGCGGAAGGTGTCGGGGCCGATGTCCTCGACCAGGTTGGCCTCGATCAGCTCGTCGAGCCGGCGTTCCGCCCACTGGTCGCTCTCGGCGCAGCCGGCCGCCGCCGTGCGGAGGTCGAAGGTGGGCACCGGGAGCGTGCCCAGCATGCGGTAGAGACGGGCGGCCCGCGGGTCCAGCACCGCGTAGGACGCGTCCAGGGCCTTGCTCACCGTGATCTCTCCTTCTACTTCCAGTGCGGCCAGCCGGTCGGCGTCCGGGGCGAGGGAGTCCGCCAGGGCGGCGATGGGCTGCCGGGGGCGCGCGGCGAGCCGGGCCGCCGCCAGGCACACCGCGAGGGGAACCCCGGCGCACAGTTCCACGACCTGTTCCACGGCGGTGCGTTCACCGGCGACGCGCTCCTCGCCGACGCCCCGGGTGAGCAGTTCGAGCCCCGCGGCGGGGTCGAGCGCGGCCAGTCGGAAGAACGCGGCCCCGTCCAGGCGCAGCCCGGTCAGCCGCCGCCGGCTGGTGACGACCACGAGAGTGCCGGAGCCCCCGGGCAGCAACGGCCGGATCTGGGCCGCGGTGAAAGCGCTGTCCAGCATGACGGCGACCCGCAGCCCCGCCGTCACCGACCGCCACAGCGAGGCTTGTTCGGCGAGTCCGGCGGGCG comes from the Streptomyces sp. SUK 48 genome and includes:
- a CDS encoding tetratricopeptide repeat protein, producing the protein MGATGDGGRDGGVGNSIASGTFSGPVVQARDVHVHMPPRESLPVPRQLLPVPHHFTDRADELGALDDLLASEDDTQAGPPLIVVNGPAGIGKTALVSRWLRTHEAAFPDGQLYADLYGHAAEGPADPAEVLGQFLRSLGVAAPPAGLAEQASLWRSVTAGLRVAVMLDSAFTAAQIRPLLPGGSGTLVVVTSRRRLTGLRLDGAAFFRLAALDPAAGLELLTRGVGEERVAGERTAVEQVVELCAGVPLAVCLAAARLAARPRQPIAALADSLAPDADRLAALEVEGEITVSKALDASYAVLDPRAARLYRMLGTLPVPTFDLRTAAAGCAESDQWAERRLDELIEANLVEDIGPDTFRFHDLVRVHARSCAETHDGEDDRAEALRRVADWYLHTTTAAEQLITPAQFTLPRTYAHPSPLPPPFEAEKGALDWLDAHRHHLMALLRTAAGRGWHATAWQLVDAMWPLFLRLRYYDLWAEAHTIGLAAARADGHAEAERQMLNSGAIGLSAAGRVEEAADWYTRSLEAARAAGDVRDEGQARLGLGSCRMAAGRLDEAVRQLDLAVRVWEECGYRRGVALAGILLGETALRQGDPVTAVPLFEEARRILIEVADPHDATRALAFLGRAHAQGGAHALGTGELTEALEAFRASGALHWQARTLEMLGHGAREAGAGPEAAGYFAEARSLYEVTSPADARRLE